Proteins encoded by one window of Microtus pennsylvanicus isolate mMicPen1 chromosome 18, mMicPen1.hap1, whole genome shotgun sequence:
- the Furin gene encoding furin isoform X1: MELRPWLLWVVAAAGALVLLAADARGQKVFTNTWAVHISGGPAVADSLARKHGFHNLGQIFGDYYHFRHRAVTKRSLLPHRPRHSRLQREPQVKWLEQQVVKRRTKRDVYQEPTDPKFPQQWYLSGVTQRDLNVKEAWAQGFTGHGIVVSILDDGIEKNHPDLAGNYDPGASFDVNDQDPDPQPRYTQMNDNRHGTRCAGEVAAVANNGVCGVGVAYNARIGGVRMLDGEVTDAVEARSLGLNPNHIHIYSASWGPEDDGKTVDGPARLAEEAFFRGVSQGRGGLGSIFVWASGNGGREHDSCNCDGYTNSIYTLSISSATQFGNVPWYSEACSSTLATTYSSGNQNEKQIVTTDLRQKCTESHTGTSASAPLAAGIIALTLEANKNLTWRDMQHLVVQTSKPAHLNANDWATNGVGRKVSHSYGYGLLDAGAMVALAQNWTTVAPQRKCIIDILVEPKDIGKRLEVRKSVTACLGEPNHITRLEHAQARLTLSYNRRGDLAIHLVSPMGTRSTLLAARPHDYSADGFNDWAFMTTHSWDEDPSGEWVLEIENTSEANNYGTLTKFTLVLYGTAPEGLATPPESSGCKTLTSSQACVVCEEGFSLHQKSCVQQCPPGFTPQVLDTHYSTENDVEIIRASVCTPCHTSCATCQGPAPTDCLSCPSHASLDPVEQTCSRQSQSSRESRPQQQPPALHPEVEVEPRLQAGLLPSHLPEVVAGLSCVFIVLVFGTVFLVLQLRSGFSFRGVKVYTMDRGLVSYKGLPPEAWQEECPSDSEEDEGRGERTAFIKDQSAL; encoded by the exons ATGGAGCTGAGGCCCTGGTTGCTATGGGTGGTAGCAGCAGCAGGAGCCTTGGTCCTGCTAGCAGCTGATGCTCGTGGccaaaaggtcttcaccaacacTTGGGCTGTGCATATCTCTGGAGGCCCAGCTGTGGCTGACAGCCTGGCACGGAAGCATGGGTTTCACAACCTAGGCCAG ATCTTCGGTGACTATTACCACTTCAGGCACAGAGCAGTGACAAAGCGGTCCCTGTTGCCTCACCGCCCGCGGCACAGCCGGCTACAGAGGGAGCCTCAA GTAAAGTGGCTGGAGCAGCAGGTCGTAAAGCGAAGGACCAAGAGGGACGTGTATCAGGAGCCCACAGACCCCAAGTTCCCCCAGCAGTGGTACCTG TCTGGTGTCACTCAGCGAGACCTGAATGTGAAGGAAGCCTGGGCACAGGGCTTCACAGGTCACGGCATTGTGGTCTCCATCCTGGACGACGGCATCGAGAAGAATCACCCTGACTTGGCAGGCAATTAT GATCCTGGAGCCAGTTTTGACGTCAATGACCAGGACCCTGACCCCCAGCCTCGGTACACACAGATGAATGACAACAG GCACGGCACTCGGTGTGCAGGTGAAGTGGCAGCAGTGGCCAACAACGGTGTCtgtggtgtgggtgtggcttACAACGCCCGAATTGGAG GGGTGCGCATGTTGGATGGCGAGGTGACTGATGCGGTAGAGGCTCGTTCGCTGGGCTTGAACCCCAACCACATCCACATCTACAGCGCCAGCTGGGGCCCTGAGGACGATGGCAAAACCGTGGATGGGCCAGCCCGTCTCGCTGAAGAGGCCTTCTTTCGGGGAGTTAGCCAG GGTCGCGGGGGGTTGGGCTCCATCTTCGTCTGGGCCTCGGGGAACGGGGGCCGGGAGCATGACAGCTGCAACTGTGACGGCTACACCAACAGCATCTACACCTTGTCCATCAGCAGCGCCACGCAGTTCGGCAACGTGCCCTGGTACAGTGAGGCCTGCTCCTCCACGCTGGCCACCACCTACAGCAGTGGCAACCAGAATGAGAAGCAGATT GTGACAACTGATTTGAGGCAGAAGTGCACAGAATCTCACACGGGCACCTCAGCTTCTGCCCCGTTGGCAGCTGGCATCATTGCTCTCACCCTGGAGGCCAA taAGAACCTCACCTGGCGGGACATGCAGCACCTGGTGGTAcagacctcaaagccagcccaCCTCAATGCTAATGATTGGGCCACCAACGGTGTGGGCCGGAAAG TGAGCCATTCGTATGGCTATGGGCTGTTGGATGCAGGTGCCATGGTGGCCCTGGCTCAGAACTGGACAACAGTGGCCCCCCAGCGGAAGTGCATCATTGACATCTTGGTGGAACCCAA GGACATTGGCAAACGGCTAGAGGTGCGCAAGTCTGTGACGGCGTGCCTGGGCGAGCCCAACCACATCACCCGGCTGGAACATGCTCAGGCACGGCTCACCCTGTCTTACAACCGCCGTGGCGACCTGGCCATCCACCTTGTCAGCCCCATGGGCACCCGCTCCACCTTACTGGCTGCCAG ACCCCATGACTACTCCGCTGATGGGTTTAATGACTGGGCTTTCATGACAACTCATTCCTGGGATGAGGACCCCTCTGGCGAATGGGTCCTAGAGATTGAAAACACCAGCGAAGCCAACAACTATG GGACGCTGACCAAGTTTACGCTCGTACTATATGGCACAGCTCCTGAGGGGCTCGCTACACCTCCTGAAAGCAGCGGCTGCAAAACCCTCACCTCCAGCCAGGCCTGCGTGG TGTGCGAGGAAGGCTTCTCATTGCACCAGAAAAGCTGTGTCCAGCAGTGCCCACCAGGCTTCACACCCCAAGTCCTCGATACACACTACAGCACTGAGAATGATGTGGAGATCATCCGTGCCAGCGTCTGCACCCCCTGTCACACCTCATGTGCCACATGCCAGGGCCCAGCTCCCACAGACTGCCTCAGCTGCCCCAGCCATGCCTCCCTGGACCCTGTGGAGCAAACCTGCTCCCGGCAAAGCCAGAGCAGCCGAGAGTCTCGGCCTCAGCAGCAGCCTCCTGCACTGCACccggaggtggaggtggagcccCGGCTGCAGGCTGGGCTGCTCCCCTCTCATCTGCCTGAGGTGGTGGCCGGCCTCAGCTGCGTTTTCATTGTGCTGGTCTTCGGTACCGTCTTCCTGGTCTTGCAGCTGCGCTCTGGCTTCAGCTTCCGGGGAGTGAAGGTGTACACCATGGACCGCGGCCTCGTTTCCTACAAGGGGCTGCCCCCAGAAGCCTGGCAGGAGGAGTGCCCGTCTGACTCAGAAGAGGATGAGGGCCGGGGCGAGAGGACCGCCTTTATAAAAGACCAGAGCGCCCTTTGA
- the Furin gene encoding furin isoform X2 → MELRPWLLWVVAAAGALVLLAADARGQKVFTNTWAVHISGGPAVADSLARKHGFHNLGQIFGDYYHFRHRAVTKRSLLPHRPRHSRLQREPQVKWLEQQVVKRRTKRDVYQEPTDPKFPQQWYLSGVTQRDLNVKEAWAQGFTGHGIVVSILDDGIEKNHPDLAGNYDPGASFDVNDQDPDPQPRYTQMNDNRHGTRCAGEVAAVANNGVCGVGVAYNARIGGVRMLDGEVTDAVEARSLGLNPNHIHIYSASWGPEDDGKTVDGPARLAEEAFFRGVSQGRGGLGSIFVWASGNGGREHDSCNCDGYTNSIYTLSISSATQFGNVPWYSEACSSTLATTYSSGNQNEKQIVTTDLRQKCTESHTGTSASAPLAAGIIALTLEANKNLTWRDMQHLVVQTSKPAHLNANDWATNGVGRKVSHSYGYGLLDAGAMVALAQNWTTVAPQRKCIIDILVEPKDIGKRLEVRKSVTACLGEPNHITRLEHAQARLTLSYNRRGDLAIHLVSPMGTRSTLLAARPHDYSADGFNDWAFMTTHSWDEDPSGEWVLEIENTSEANNYGTLTKFTLVLYGTAPEGLATPPESSGCKTLTSSQACCARKASHCTRKAVSSSAHQASHPKSSIHTTALRMMWRSSVPASAPPVTPHVPHARAQLPQTASAAPAMPPWTLWSKPAPGKARAAESLGLSSSLLHCTRRWRWSPGCRLGCSPLICLRWWPASAAFSLCWSSVPSSWSCSCALASASGE, encoded by the exons ATGGAGCTGAGGCCCTGGTTGCTATGGGTGGTAGCAGCAGCAGGAGCCTTGGTCCTGCTAGCAGCTGATGCTCGTGGccaaaaggtcttcaccaacacTTGGGCTGTGCATATCTCTGGAGGCCCAGCTGTGGCTGACAGCCTGGCACGGAAGCATGGGTTTCACAACCTAGGCCAG ATCTTCGGTGACTATTACCACTTCAGGCACAGAGCAGTGACAAAGCGGTCCCTGTTGCCTCACCGCCCGCGGCACAGCCGGCTACAGAGGGAGCCTCAA GTAAAGTGGCTGGAGCAGCAGGTCGTAAAGCGAAGGACCAAGAGGGACGTGTATCAGGAGCCCACAGACCCCAAGTTCCCCCAGCAGTGGTACCTG TCTGGTGTCACTCAGCGAGACCTGAATGTGAAGGAAGCCTGGGCACAGGGCTTCACAGGTCACGGCATTGTGGTCTCCATCCTGGACGACGGCATCGAGAAGAATCACCCTGACTTGGCAGGCAATTAT GATCCTGGAGCCAGTTTTGACGTCAATGACCAGGACCCTGACCCCCAGCCTCGGTACACACAGATGAATGACAACAG GCACGGCACTCGGTGTGCAGGTGAAGTGGCAGCAGTGGCCAACAACGGTGTCtgtggtgtgggtgtggcttACAACGCCCGAATTGGAG GGGTGCGCATGTTGGATGGCGAGGTGACTGATGCGGTAGAGGCTCGTTCGCTGGGCTTGAACCCCAACCACATCCACATCTACAGCGCCAGCTGGGGCCCTGAGGACGATGGCAAAACCGTGGATGGGCCAGCCCGTCTCGCTGAAGAGGCCTTCTTTCGGGGAGTTAGCCAG GGTCGCGGGGGGTTGGGCTCCATCTTCGTCTGGGCCTCGGGGAACGGGGGCCGGGAGCATGACAGCTGCAACTGTGACGGCTACACCAACAGCATCTACACCTTGTCCATCAGCAGCGCCACGCAGTTCGGCAACGTGCCCTGGTACAGTGAGGCCTGCTCCTCCACGCTGGCCACCACCTACAGCAGTGGCAACCAGAATGAGAAGCAGATT GTGACAACTGATTTGAGGCAGAAGTGCACAGAATCTCACACGGGCACCTCAGCTTCTGCCCCGTTGGCAGCTGGCATCATTGCTCTCACCCTGGAGGCCAA taAGAACCTCACCTGGCGGGACATGCAGCACCTGGTGGTAcagacctcaaagccagcccaCCTCAATGCTAATGATTGGGCCACCAACGGTGTGGGCCGGAAAG TGAGCCATTCGTATGGCTATGGGCTGTTGGATGCAGGTGCCATGGTGGCCCTGGCTCAGAACTGGACAACAGTGGCCCCCCAGCGGAAGTGCATCATTGACATCTTGGTGGAACCCAA GGACATTGGCAAACGGCTAGAGGTGCGCAAGTCTGTGACGGCGTGCCTGGGCGAGCCCAACCACATCACCCGGCTGGAACATGCTCAGGCACGGCTCACCCTGTCTTACAACCGCCGTGGCGACCTGGCCATCCACCTTGTCAGCCCCATGGGCACCCGCTCCACCTTACTGGCTGCCAG ACCCCATGACTACTCCGCTGATGGGTTTAATGACTGGGCTTTCATGACAACTCATTCCTGGGATGAGGACCCCTCTGGCGAATGGGTCCTAGAGATTGAAAACACCAGCGAAGCCAACAACTATG GGACGCTGACCAAGTTTACGCTCGTACTATATGGCACAGCTCCTGAGGGGCTCGCTACACCTCCTGAAAGCAGCGGCTGCAAAACCCTCACCTCCAGCCAGGCCTGC TGTGCGAGGAAGGCTTCTCATTGCACCAGAAAAGCTGTGTCCAGCAGTGCCCACCAGGCTTCACACCCCAAGTCCTCGATACACACTACAGCACTGAGAATGATGTGGAGATCATCCGTGCCAGCGTCTGCACCCCCTGTCACACCTCATGTGCCACATGCCAGGGCCCAGCTCCCACAGACTGCCTCAGCTGCCCCAGCCATGCCTCCCTGGACCCTGTGGAGCAAACCTGCTCCCGGCAAAGCCAGAGCAGCCGAGAGTCTCGGCCTCAGCAGCAGCCTCCTGCACTGCACccggaggtggaggtggagcccCGGCTGCAGGCTGGGCTGCTCCCCTCTCATCTGCCTGAGGTGGTGGCCGGCCTCAGCTGCGTTTTCATTGTGCTGGTCTTCGGTACCGTCTTCCTGGTCTTGCAGCTGCGCTCTGGCTTCAGCTTCCGGGGAGTGA
- the LOC142837880 gene encoding small ribosomal subunit protein uS14 encodes MGHQQLYWSHPRKFGQGSRSCRVCSNRHGLIRKYGLNMCRQCFRQYAKDIGFIKLD; translated from the coding sequence ATGGGTCACCAGCAGCTCTACTGGAGTCACCCGCGGAAGTTCGGCCAGGGATCCCGCTCCTGCCGCGTCTGCTCAAACCGCCACGGTCTGATCCGGAAATACGGGCTGAACATGTGCCGCCAGTGTTTCCGGCAGTACGCGAAGGACATCGGCTTCATTAAGTTGGACTAA